One genomic segment of Streptomyces sp. TLI_146 includes these proteins:
- the proP gene encoding glycine betaine/L-proline transporter ProP → MLRTLLRRRKRALSSADVTVADQPQVRRAVTAAALGNTMEWFDFGVYAYLAGTMGKVFFPSSSPGVQVVSTFATFAAAFLVRPLGGLVFGPLGDRIGRQKVLAATMIMMAASTFAVGFLPTYAAVGFAAPLLLLVCRLVQGFSTGGEYAGATTYIAEYAPDRRRGFLGSWLDFGTFVGYALGSGLVTILTVTLGAQGLEDWGWRIPFFVAGPLGLIGLYMRLKLEETPAFKKEAAYAAAEGRGDAHATEEAPPTARGTLKEIFTKHWHAVLICMGLVLLYNVTNYMVTSYLPTYMTVTLGENDTTAQLLVLATMLLVVLTITTVGHTSDRWGRRPVFLAGSVALIALALPSFLLIREGGILLPAVGCAVLGLLLVCFAGTAASTLPALFPTRLRYGALSIAFNISVSLFGGTTPLFTSALVEVTGNDLVPAYYLMVAGVIGLVSTLFLHETAGKPLRGSGPMVETHGEAERLVAHSRAAAGRQARDIWIRLRHPWAHHPPGDRRD, encoded by the coding sequence ATGCTCCGTACCCTGCTACGCCGCCGCAAGCGGGCGCTGAGCAGCGCGGACGTGACGGTCGCCGATCAGCCCCAGGTGCGCCGCGCGGTGACGGCGGCCGCGCTCGGCAACACCATGGAGTGGTTCGACTTCGGTGTCTACGCCTATCTGGCCGGGACCATGGGCAAGGTCTTCTTCCCGTCGAGCTCGCCGGGCGTCCAGGTCGTCTCCACCTTCGCCACCTTCGCCGCGGCGTTCCTGGTCCGGCCGCTCGGCGGGCTGGTGTTCGGCCCGCTCGGCGACCGGATCGGCCGGCAGAAGGTGCTCGCCGCGACGATGATCATGATGGCGGCGAGCACCTTCGCGGTCGGGTTCCTCCCCACGTACGCGGCGGTCGGTTTCGCCGCCCCGCTGCTTCTCCTCGTCTGCCGACTCGTCCAGGGCTTCTCGACCGGCGGTGAGTACGCGGGAGCCACCACGTATATCGCCGAGTACGCGCCCGACCGGCGCCGCGGATTCCTCGGCAGCTGGCTCGACTTCGGCACGTTCGTCGGGTACGCCCTGGGGTCCGGCCTGGTCACGATCCTCACAGTCACGCTCGGCGCGCAGGGGCTGGAGGACTGGGGGTGGCGCATCCCCTTCTTCGTCGCCGGGCCGCTCGGCCTGATCGGCCTGTACATGCGGCTGAAACTGGAGGAGACCCCGGCCTTCAAGAAGGAAGCCGCCTACGCGGCGGCGGAGGGCCGGGGCGACGCCCACGCGACCGAGGAAGCCCCTCCGACGGCCAGGGGAACCCTCAAGGAGATCTTCACCAAGCACTGGCACGCGGTGCTCATCTGCATGGGCCTCGTCCTGCTGTACAACGTCACCAACTACATGGTGACGTCCTACCTTCCGACATACATGACCGTCACCCTCGGCGAGAACGACACCACGGCGCAGTTGCTGGTGCTCGCCACCATGCTGCTCGTGGTCCTCACCATCACGACCGTGGGCCACACGTCGGACCGGTGGGGCCGCAGGCCGGTCTTCCTGGCGGGCAGTGTCGCTCTCATCGCTCTCGCCCTGCCCTCGTTCCTGCTGATCCGGGAGGGCGGCATCCTGCTTCCGGCGGTGGGCTGCGCGGTCCTGGGCCTGCTCCTGGTGTGTTTCGCGGGCACGGCCGCCTCCACCCTGCCCGCGCTGTTCCCCACCCGGTTGCGTTACGGCGCGCTGTCCATCGCCTTCAACATCTCGGTCTCGCTGTTCGGCGGTACGACGCCGCTGTTCACCTCGGCGCTGGTGGAAGTGACGGGGAACGACCTGGTCCCGGCGTACTACCTGATGGTGGCCGGGGTCATCGGTCTCGTATCCACGCTCTTCCTGCACGAGACGGCGGGCAAGCCGTTGCGCGGGTCCGGGCCGATGGTCGAGACGCACGGCGAGGCGGAACGCCTCGTCGCCCACAGCCGGGCGGCGGCCGGGCGACAGGCGCGGGACATCTGGATCCGGCTGCGCCACCCGTGGGCCCACCACCCTCCGGGGGACCGCCGCGACTGA
- a CDS encoding response regulator transcription factor, translated as MPRSSLRALLAAQPGIAVVGEAADGVEAVDQALRLRPDLVSMDVRMPCRNGIKATRHLLAGSAPPPKVVVITTFENDDYVTAALSAGASGFVLKRHPVRQIAQAVRVVAAGEAILFPAALTLTRSLRHAAFENPSASVRTALGSFPDGPPFRTPGHPAHPPPSRPLRNRRARRCRGAAVRRRADVGGFQAVGGPAGSPVGAGRGHGRRHRRTDAGHGPGDGR; from the coding sequence GTGCCCCGCAGCAGTCTGCGCGCACTGCTCGCGGCACAGCCGGGGATCGCGGTGGTCGGGGAGGCCGCCGACGGTGTCGAGGCGGTCGATCAGGCGCTGAGGCTGCGGCCGGACTTGGTGTCGATGGACGTACGGATGCCGTGTCGCAACGGCATCAAGGCCACCCGCCACCTGCTGGCCGGGTCGGCGCCACCGCCGAAGGTCGTGGTGATCACCACGTTCGAGAACGACGACTACGTCACCGCCGCACTCAGCGCGGGGGCCAGTGGGTTCGTGCTCAAGCGGCATCCGGTCCGGCAGATCGCGCAGGCGGTACGGGTGGTCGCGGCCGGGGAGGCGATCCTCTTTCCGGCGGCGCTGACGCTGACGAGGTCGCTGCGGCACGCGGCGTTCGAAAACCCGAGTGCGTCGGTTCGTACGGCTCTGGGATCATTCCCGGATGGTCCACCGTTTCGAACCCCTGGTCATCCGGCACACCCACCGCCTTCCCGCCCCCTGCGGAACCGCAGGGCAAGGCGGTGTCGCGGCGCGGCAGTTCGACGCCGCGCTGATGTCGGTGGGTTTCAAGCTGTCGGCGGACCTGCTGGGTCACCTGTCGGCGCTGGACGAGGGCACGGTCGTCGACACCGCCGTACGGACGCTGGACACGGTCCGGGCGATGGTCGGTGA
- a CDS encoding YciI family protein — MAKYLLLKHYRGAPAPINDVPMDQWTPEEISAHMQYMRDFAARLEGTGEYVDGQALAPEGAWVRYDGEGRPPVTDGPFAETKDLIAGWMVIDVDSYERAVELAGELSAAPGAGGKPIHEWLEVRPFLAAQPTVTECQ, encoded by the coding sequence ATGGCCAAGTACCTGCTGCTCAAGCACTACCGCGGCGCTCCGGCGCCGATCAACGACGTGCCCATGGACCAGTGGACGCCGGAGGAGATCTCGGCCCACATGCAGTACATGCGGGACTTCGCGGCCCGGCTGGAGGGGACCGGCGAGTACGTCGACGGTCAGGCGCTCGCGCCCGAAGGGGCGTGGGTCCGGTACGACGGCGAGGGACGCCCGCCCGTCACCGACGGCCCGTTCGCCGAGACCAAGGACCTCATCGCCGGGTGGATGGTGATCGACGTCGACAGCTACGAGCGCGCCGTCGAGCTGGCCGGGGAACTGTCGGCGGCCCCCGGCGCGGGTGGGAAGCCGATCCACGAGTGGCTGGAGGTGCGCCCGTTCCTGGCCGCGCAGCCCACCGTCACGGAGTGCCAATGA